The nucleotide window TCCGTTGATGATCGGGCTGGTAAAACTTCCGCCTAACGTAGGAACGCCATTGCCGGTATAATTGCCCACAGCTCCGCTGTATCTGTCAAATTTCTGTCCAACCTGTAACGGAACATCATCAACGATATTGTAACCGCCGTTGGCAGGCGGCCATCCACCATTTAAATTGTTTGCTTTGAAAAGTGCTTCCAGTTCGCTCCATTTCCCCTGTTTGTAAAGATCGTAAGCCTGATTTCTTACAGGCTGGCTTACACTGTTATTCGGATCATAAGTTGCTGCCAGTTCATCAGCATTTTTATAGAATACAACGGTGACATCAGAATTGGCTTCCGGTTCATCATCCCTGTCAGAGCTACAGGCGACGGAGAAAGTGGTGATCGTTAAGATAAAAAAGTACTTAAATAAATGTTTCATATAAAAAAATTAAATTATTTTAAAATTATTAAGGTATTAAAGGGGACTCCCTTTTTGAAACATTATTTCTTTACATATGCCTTAAGTGGAAATGCTAAGGTGAAAGTGGTAATACTTTGCAGTCAATATAACTGGATTTAAGAACCGGAATTGTTCAAGTACTAAATGATCCCAAAACAGAGTCAAAAGAAGCAACAGTGTTAAATGTTAAAAACAGTTTCGGAGCTCCCTTAAATACAAACTGGGTAAACAGTACAATAGAATATTATTTGATAAATTTAAATCAAAAAACTCAAATATTGGTGATTTTTTATTTTAAATAAAATGATTATGTAAAGTTAATAACAGTTATAAATGTTTTTCATGTAATATTTTACATAAAAAAATAAAACTGCCCCGTAAAGGGCAGTTTTTTTCACATCGTTTAATTTTAAAGTTATTAATTTTTAATAAATCTCTTAGAGGATTCTCCGATTTGAATCATATAAGCACCTTTGATAAGATTGCTTACGTTTACAGAACCTCTCTGAAGTTTTCCTGAGTCAATTAGTTTTCCACCCATATCGAAGATTTTATAATCTTCTGAAGCTGTATTGGAAATGTAAAGGATATCTCTTACAGGGTTTGGATAAAGCTTCACATCTGTGATCAGATCTTTGGTATTCTGAATATCTCCTTTTCCTGAAGATACAATGTTAAGCGTGTAATCCTCAACCTGCCCATAAGTAAATGCTTCACAAGATGATGTAGGGATAGAGCTGTATTTCATCATTACTCTCATTCTTGTAGAACCAACAGTTGCTGTAGATGGAATTGTGATAGATCCTGTTACCGGGCTGGTTGTAGAACCTGCTTTTGTCCATGCCAGTTCTCCACTGTCTGTAAAGTCTCCGTCACCGTTGTAATCAATATAAACAGCGTATGCTTCGCTATATTTTGTAGAGGTCCAAACCGGAGTGATGGAAATTGTATAGGCATTTCCTCTTGTAACATTCGTAGAAATTGAAGTAAAGTTTTCATAACCTGCAGTTCCTGTAGAAGTATTATTAATAGATCCGAATGTTACATTTCCGATTCTTTCATCAGCTGTATTGGATGCTGAAGAAGAACAGTAAGTAACCGTTCCGCCTGAAAGAGTGGTAATGCTTACTGTATTACTGGAAACAGAAGCATTTCCTGCTGCATCTTTTGCTTTCACTGAGAAAGAGTAGGTTGTTGAAGGAGTAAGTCCTGTTACGGTATACGTTGTAGAAGCAGTTGAACCGATTAATGAAGCCCCCTGATATACATCATATCCTGTAACCCCTACATTATCTGTAGCACCAGACCATGAAAGGTTGGTTGTTGTAGAAGTTGTTCCTGAAGCAGCAAGGGTAGGAGCTGTAGGAGCAACGGTATCAGGAGTTCCGGAACCTGCATTTACAGAAATATTGGCATTGTTGACATCAAAGAAAATGTGGTTTGATCCTTTTACCATAATTCTTCCTGTAGTTGTATTCGCATTAGGAATCGTTACAGCCTGTGAGCCGTCATTCGGAGTTCCTGCCAACAGTGTAGTCCATGTATTTCCACTATCTGTTGACCATAAGATATCTACATTGGCTGTATTTACTCCGTTTGCAGTAGTTCCTGCCACATCCCAGGTTACAGTTTGGGAACTTCCTCCGGCATATGTTGTAGCAGAGTTTTGTGAAGTTACCAGGAATGGTCCTGCAGTGGAATTAACTGTGATAACAGCATCATCAGAATTATTTCCTGAACCTCCTGCTTTGTTGTCACGAACGGTAAATCTGAAGTTTAATGTTCTTGCAACAGAAGAAAGCGCCTCTACAGTGATTTCAGAGCCCGCTGTTGTGGTTGCACCTGTCAGGATAGAAGCCATTCGTGGGAAATATCTTACAGGTACTGTTGTTGGAGTCCATGATCTGAAGTTAGGTCCTGAAGCTTTTGTTGCACTAGCTGCCGAACTTGCTCCTGTCTGAGAAGAAGAGGCGTTGTCCATCTGTTCCCAGATATATGTTAAAGAATCTCCGTCGGCATCCGTTCCGGTACCTGTCAGTACAAACGGAGTTCCTTTTGGAATAGTATAGTCTAAACCTGCGTTGGCAGTAGGAATTGAGTTTCCTGTATTGGTATTGACAGAACAGGTTTTAGCTTTAATATTATTGGTAATCTGCTGAATGCTTATCGCATGGAAGAATGCATCGGAATGAGGCTGGATATCCTGGCTTGTAATTCCTGCATATCCCATGATGGTTGATCCTGATCCCGGTTCCATATTAGCACCTGTACCTTCGTTGCTCATGGAGAACGTGTGATTACCACCAAACTGATGTCCCATCTCGTGAGCTACATAGTCGATGTCAAAATTATCTCCTGAAGGAATAGCATCTGCCGGAGAAGTGTATCCGCTTCCTTTTGATCCGTTTGTACAGATACAGCCGATACATCCCGCATTTCCACCGCCACCTGAAGCACCGAACAGGTGTCCGATATCGTAATTTGCTTCACCAATGACAGAGGTTAGAGTACTTTGTAACTGAGAATTCCAGTTGCTCATTCCTGAAGCTGCAGAATAAGGATCGGTAGAAGCGTTGGTGTAAATTACAGAGTCATTGTTGGCGATAAGAACCATTCTTGCTGCAAAATCTTTTTCAAAAACACCGTTTACACGGGTCATCGTATTGTTCATTGCAGCCAGGGCCTGTGCTTTGGTACCTCCAAAGTACGTAGTGTATTCACCTGTACAGGAAAGTGCAAGTCTGAATGTTCTCAGCTTGGCATCGTCCGCATTAGGTCTTGCTGCGAGTGAGGAATTTGAAACTCCTTTCTGTGCGGCTTCTACTACTGTACATTCAAATTTGTTAAGATCATCCTTTTTATCAGATTTTCTGTACACAACGTAGGAGGAAAGGTCTTTTGTGTATGGCTCAATGAATACAGCTGATTTATCGCCGTAAATTTCCATTGATGACAGTCCGAGTGGAGAAACACTGAAATAGACTGTGGAATTAGGATCATCCAGACCTTGTCCTACATAAGACTTGATATCCGGATATTTTGCTGCCAACTCAGGGGCAAAATTGGAATTCTCCCTCACTTTGAAATTTTCCATTCTACCTTCAGAATTCGGAAAAGAAATAATGAGTTCTGATTTTTCGCCTGCAGCCAGTCTTTTGGGAGCTTTTGCCAGAGCATTTTTCAATCCGTTAATGTCCAGGTTGTAAACCTTTGGATTGTTGATGCTGTTTTTGTTTTCAAAGATCTCTGATGAAGCTTTTCTGGAACCTTCAGTCCAAAGACGGTCAGTCTGTGCGAAAGAAATACCCGAAACAAGGAGCATTCCAATCAGCGTTAATTGTTTTTTCATATTAAATATTAAATTTGATTGTGGAATATCAAAGCTAATAAAAAATATATTATGGAAAACAAAATTTTTTAAGGAAAATTTAGACTTTTAATATAATATATTATGCGATACATTATATATAATTGAAAAAGCTCATTAATAAAAGAAAAGCGAAAACGATAAATTGAATTTTAATTCATATAAATGTGTTTTATTTATTAATTTATTAAAATGAGACAATATATATTGATGATTATTCAATTTTTATAGCAATATCAGTTTAATTGAATTTGTTGAAAATTGATTTACTACATTATATTTTATTGAAAAAAAAGCTGTTTCATTTTGAAACAGCTTTTTCTATTTATTCAATTTTTAATTACATTTTATCATCAGCGGTGGGTCCATAAAGTCCGGGAACTTTATTTCCGGTTGATCTTAAATAAACAACCAGTTCACCTCTGTGATGGTACAAATGGTTATAAAGAAAAGCTCTTATCACCTGAACTTTGGGCATAGGAGGGAAAAGTACATTTCCGTCCATTTCCATTTTCCACTCGTTGAAATAGGTATTTTCGTCAGAGTTTTCAAGAGCTTTCTGTGCATTGGCAACATTTTCTTCAAATTTTGCAAGGATATTTTCCACTCTGGAAATATCTCCTTTATCATACCTGTAAGCGCCCATATCAAAAATATCCTGATTGAAAGTGGGCTCATACCAGTTGTATACTTCTGCAATGTGGGAAGCCAGCTGACCGGTGGTCCAGTTTTTTTCAGACGGTTTCCAGTCTAGTGCGCTGTCAGGGATTGCCTGTAAAATTTTTCTGGTGTTTTCGGCTTCATGCAGAAACTCACCTAAAAGTGCCTGTTTAATCATTTGTATCGGGATTTGAAATTATTTCGTGATATCTCTTCCAATTACCAGTCTCTGGATCTCAGAAGTACCTTCACCAATGGTGCAAAGCTTAGAGTCTCTGTAGAACTTCTCAGCAGGGAAGTCTTTTGTGTATCCGTAGCCTCCGAAGATCTGGACAGCATTATTAGAGATTCTTACGCAAGCTTCAGAAGCATATAATTTTGCCATAGCTCCTTCTTTTGTCATTTTTTGTTTTGCATTCTTAAGAGTAGAAGCTCTTTGGATAAGAAGTTCAGCAGCATCAATTTCTGTAGCCATATCAGCCAGCATAAAGTTGATAGCCTGGAAGTCTGCAATTGGTTTTCCAAACTGATGTCTCTCTTTTGCGTATTTCAAAGCCGCTTTGTAAGCTCCTCTTGCGGTACCTAAGCTTAATGCGGCAATAGAAATTCTACCTCCGTCCAAAACTTTCATAGCCTGTTTGAAACCTTCACCTACTTCACCTAAGCGGTGAGAATCCGGTACACGTACATTATCAAAGATCAGTTCTGCTGTTTCGGAAGCACGCATTCCCAGTTTATTTTCTTTTTTTCCTGAAGTAAATCCGGGCATACCTTTTTCTAAAACAAAGGCTGTAGAATTATTTTTAGCTCCTTTTTCTCCTGTTCTCGTCATTACTACGGCAATATCTCCCGAAATAGCGTGTGTAATGAAATTTTTAGCTCCGTTGATGATCCACTCGTCACCGTCTCTTACAGCGGTAGTAGACATCCCTCCTGAATCTGAACCCGTATTGTGTTCTGTAAGTCCCCAGGCTCCGATTACTTTTCCGGAAGCCAGCTGAGGAAGCCATTTATGTCTCTGTTCTTCATTTCCAAATTCATAGATATGATTGGTGCAAAGTGAATTGTGTGCTGCTACAGAAAGACCAATAGAGGGATCAACCTGAGAAATTTCGTCCAGAATAGCAACATATTCGTGATAACCTAATCCGGAACCTCCATATTGTTCAGGAACTACGATTCCCATAAAGCCCATCTCACCTAGTTGGTGGAATAAGTCTTTTGGAAAAGTCTGGCTTTCATCCCATTCCATAATATTCGGTCTGATGTTCTTTTCTGCAAATTCTCTAGCCGTCTCCGCTATCATTTTAATGTTGTCAATAGTCTCAGTATTCATATAATAATAGTTAGTTCCCAAAGATAACCAAATTGATGGAATGCCAAAACAAATTATTTTATCAGGGGCAATGCTCTTAGTTTTCAGTTTTTTATGTGTGAGAATTAATATTTTCTTAATCAAATATTGAGTTTCCTGAATTTTTAATTTCACTATTTTAGTTGCCCAATTTTACGGTATGAAAAAAATTCTACTTCCTGTTATTTTAATTTCCTCTTATATTTCTGCACAGGCTCCTGCCGGATATTATGACGGTACTGCCGGATTAACGGGGTATGTCCTGAAATCAAAACTTCATGATATCATTTCGGAAAAAATGATTAACTGGCATTATGATGATCTTAAAGTATTGTATGGGCAGACTGATCTTGACAAATATTATGATCATGACGCTTCCAATACTCAATACCTGTTGGATATCTATTCTGAGATTCCTTCAGGGCCTGATTCTTATGAATATACAGTGGACCAGATCATTGCGGGTGCCAGTGTGGAAGGAATGGGCTACAACAGAGAGCATATGATGCCTCAAAGCACCTTCAGTACAAGCTCATCAATCAGTGATTACCCGATGTATTCCGATCTGAACTTTATTATTCCTGTTGATGCCTATATCAATCAGAGGAGGAGTAATTATCCTTATGGAGTTGGCAATACTACCAACCATTATATTTTCAGCAATACTTCGAGGATATCAAATGCAGCAATCCCCAATTATCCCTATACAGGAAGAGTTTATGAGCCTATTAATGAATTCAAGGGAGATATTGCAAGGAGTTTGTTGTATTTTGCTGTAAGATATGAAGGGAAATTGGGCTCATTCAATACAGCTTATACTACATCAGCTAATCTTACTCCTGCAACTGATCAGTGCC belongs to Chryseobacterium gleum and includes:
- a CDS encoding glycohydrolase toxin TNT-related protein, with the translated sequence MKHLFKYFFILTITTFSVACSSDRDDEPEANSDVTVVFYKNADELAATYDPNNSVSQPVRNQAYDLYKQGKWSELEALFKANNLNGGWPPANGGYNIVDDVPLQVGQKFDRYSGAVGNYTGNGVPTLGGSFTSPIINGYTYTFTQRALNQPEDKYDFYYEIDVLNNSMQFKTQTADIIPWFGQAGKGKQTMWKIPIDINTGYQKTWNKLAEEGYIKVTIKRSPSGKYNNLAGTVIQP
- a CDS encoding reprolysin-like metallopeptidase, which translates into the protein MKKQLTLIGMLLVSGISFAQTDRLWTEGSRKASSEIFENKNSINNPKVYNLDINGLKNALAKAPKRLAAGEKSELIISFPNSEGRMENFKVRENSNFAPELAAKYPDIKSYVGQGLDDPNSTVYFSVSPLGLSSMEIYGDKSAVFIEPYTKDLSSYVVYRKSDKKDDLNKFECTVVEAAQKGVSNSSLAARPNADDAKLRTFRLALSCTGEYTTYFGGTKAQALAAMNNTMTRVNGVFEKDFAARMVLIANNDSVIYTNASTDPYSAASGMSNWNSQLQSTLTSVIGEANYDIGHLFGASGGGGNAGCIGCICTNGSKGSGYTSPADAIPSGDNFDIDYVAHEMGHQFGGNHTFSMSNEGTGANMEPGSGSTIMGYAGITSQDIQPHSDAFFHAISIQQITNNIKAKTCSVNTNTGNSIPTANAGLDYTIPKGTPFVLTGTGTDADGDSLTYIWEQMDNASSSQTGASSAASATKASGPNFRSWTPTTVPVRYFPRMASILTGATTTAGSEITVEALSSVARTLNFRFTVRDNKAGGSGNNSDDAVITVNSTAGPFLVTSQNSATTYAGGSSQTVTWDVAGTTANGVNTANVDILWSTDSGNTWTTLLAGTPNDGSQAVTIPNANTTTGRIMVKGSNHIFFDVNNANISVNAGSGTPDTVAPTAPTLAASGTTSTTTNLSWSGATDNVGVTGYDVYQGASLIGSTASTTYTVTGLTPSTTYSFSVKAKDAAGNASVSSNTVSITTLSGGTVTYCSSSASNTADERIGNVTFGSINNTSTGTAGYENFTSISTNVTRGNAYTISITPVWTSTKYSEAYAVYIDYNGDGDFTDSGELAWTKAGSTTSPVTGSITIPSTATVGSTRMRVMMKYSSIPTSSCEAFTYGQVEDYTLNIVSSGKGDIQNTKDLITDVKLYPNPVRDILYISNTASEDYKIFDMGGKLIDSGKLQRGSVNVSNLIKGAYMIQIGESSKRFIKN
- a CDS encoding DinB family protein; translation: MIKQALLGEFLHEAENTRKILQAIPDSALDWKPSEKNWTTGQLASHIAEVYNWYEPTFNQDIFDMGAYRYDKGDISRVENILAKFEENVANAQKALENSDENTYFNEWKMEMDGNVLFPPMPKVQVIRAFLYNHLYHHRGELVVYLRSTGNKVPGLYGPTADDKM
- a CDS encoding acyl-CoA dehydrogenase family protein — translated: MNTETIDNIKMIAETAREFAEKNIRPNIMEWDESQTFPKDLFHQLGEMGFMGIVVPEQYGGSGLGYHEYVAILDEISQVDPSIGLSVAAHNSLCTNHIYEFGNEEQRHKWLPQLASGKVIGAWGLTEHNTGSDSGGMSTTAVRDGDEWIINGAKNFITHAISGDIAVVMTRTGEKGAKNNSTAFVLEKGMPGFTSGKKENKLGMRASETAELIFDNVRVPDSHRLGEVGEGFKQAMKVLDGGRISIAALSLGTARGAYKAALKYAKERHQFGKPIADFQAINFMLADMATEIDAAELLIQRASTLKNAKQKMTKEGAMAKLYASEACVRISNNAVQIFGGYGYTKDFPAEKFYRDSKLCTIGEGTSEIQRLVIGRDITK